Below is a genomic region from Paraburkholderia phenazinium.
CCAGGACGGTATCAACGGCCTGAATGGTGAGATGGCAACGGTGAAGGACGGCATTGACGGTCTGGCTGGCCAGGTTGCTCAGAACACCGACGGTATCAACGGCCTGAACGGCCAGATGGCTTCTGTCCAGAACGGTATCGACGGCCTCAATGCCGACATGACCAATGTGGTCAAGTACGACGACGCAAGCCACGGCCAGATCAGCCTGGACGGCGCGAACGGCACGACGATTGCCAACGTGAAGGCGGGTGTTGCCGACATGGACGCGGTGAACGTTTCGCAGCTGAAGGACGTGGACACGCGTGCCCAGGACGGTATCAACGGCCTTAATGGTCAGATGGCATCGGTCCAGGACGGCATCAACGGTCTGAACGGTGATATGGCAACGGTGAAGGACGGTATCGATGGCCTGAATGGCCAGATGGCATCTGTCCAGAACGGCATCGACGGCCTCAACGCCGACATGACCAATGTGGTCAAGTACGACGACGCAAGCCACGGCCAGATCACGCTGGACGGCGTGAACGGCACGACGATCGCAAACGTGAAAGCCGGTGTCGCCGACATGGACGCGGTGAACGTTTCGCAACTGAAGGACGTGGACACGCGTGCCCAGGACGGCATTAACGGCCTGAATGGTGAAATGGCAACGGTGAAGGATGGTATCGACGGACTGAACGGCCAGATGGCATCGGTGCAGAACGGTATCGACGGTCTGAATGGTGAAGTCGGCAAGAACACTGGCGACATTACCAACATCACGAACCAGATCAACAATGGTGAGATCGGTCTGGTGCAGCAGGACGCGACGAGCCGCAACATCACGGTTGCAGCGAACACGGACGGCACAGTGGTGGACTTCACGGGCACGGCAGGCACGCGTCAGCTGAAGGGTGTATCTGAAGGCACGGCCGACACGGACGCAGTGAACGTTTCGCAGCTGAAGGCCGCAGGCCTGAACGTGGACACGTCGGGCAATGTGACGAACGCGTTTGTTGCCTACGACGACGCGACGAAGGGTCAGGTCACGCTGGGTGGTGCAACGGGTACGACGATCTCGAACGTGAAGGCAGGTGTTGCCGACATGGACGCGGTGAACGTTTCGCAACTGAAGGACGTGGACACGCGTGCCCAGGACGGTATCAACGGCCTGAACGGTCAGATGGCATCGGTCCAGGACGGTATCAATGGCCTGAACGGTGACATGGCTTCGGTCAAGGACGGCATCAACGGCCTGAACGGCGACATGGCCTCGGTCAAGGACGGCATCAACGGCCTGAACGGCGAGATGGCTTCTGTCCAGAACGGCATCGACGGCATCAACGCCGACATGACCAACGTGGTCAAGTACGACGACGCAAGTCACGGCCAGATCAGCCTGGACGGTGCAAACGGCACGACGATCTCGAACGTGAAGGCCGGCGTTGCCGACATGGACGCGGTGAACGTGGCACAGCTGAAGGACGTGGACACACGTGCCCAGGACGGTATCAACGGCCTGAATGGTGAGATGGCAACGGTGAAGGACGGTATCGACGGCCTGAACGGCCAGATGGCATCGGTGCAGAACGGTATCGACGGCCTGAATGGCGAAGTCGGCAAGAACACTGGCGACATTACCAACATCACGAACCAGATCAACAATGGTGAAATCGGTCTGGTGCAGCAGGACGCGACGAGCCGCAACATCACGGTTGCAGCGAACACGGACGGCACAGTGGTGGACTTCACGGGCACGGCAGGCACGCGTCAGCTGAAGGGTGTATCTGAAGGCACGGCCGACACGGACGCAGTGAACGTTTCGCAGCTGAAGGCCGCAGGCCTGAACGTGGACACGTCGGGCAACGTGACGAACGCGTTTGTTGCATACGATGACGCGACGAAGGGCCAGGTCACGCTGGGCGGCGCAACTGGCACGACGATCTCGAACGTGAAGGCGGGCGTTGCCGACATGGACGCAGTGAACGTTGCCCAACTGAAGGACGTGGACACACGTGCCCAGGATGGCATCAATGGCCTGAACGGCGAGATGGCATCGGTGAAGGACGGTATCGACGGTCTGAATGGCCAGATGGCTTCTGTCCAGAATGGCATCGACGGCATCAACGCCGACATGACCAATGTGGTCAAGTACGACGACGCAAGCCACGGCCAGATCAGCCTGGACGGCGCGAACGGCACGACGATCGCAAACGTGAAAGCCGGTGTTGCCGACATGGACGCGGTGAACGTTTCGCAGCTGAAGGACGTGGACACGCGTGCCCAGGACGGTATCAACGGCCTGAACGGTGAGATGGCAACGGTGAAGGACGGCATTGACGGTCTGGCTGGTCAGGTTGCTCAGAACACCGACGGTATCAATGGCCTGAACGGCCAGATGGCATCTGTCCAGAACGGTATCGATGGCCTCAATGCCGACATGACCAATGTGGTCAAGTACGACGACGCAAGCCACGGCCAGATCAGCCTGGACGGCGCGAACGGCACGACGATTGCCAACGTGAAGGCGGGTGTTGCCGACATGGACGCGGTGAACGTTTCGCAGCTGAAGGACGTGGACACGCGTGCCCAGGACGGTATCAACGGCCTTAATGGTCAGATGGCATCGGTCCAGGACGGCATCAACGGTCTGAACGGTGATATGGCAACGGTGAAGGACGGTATCGATGGCCTGAATGGCCAGATGGCATCTGTCCAGAACGGTATCGACGGCATCAACGCCGACATGACCAATGTGGTCAAGTACGACGACGCAAGCCACGGCCAGATCGCGCTGGACGGCGTGAACGGCACGACGATCGCAAACGTGAAAGCCGGTGTTGCCGACATGGACGCGGTGAACGTTTCGCAACTGAAGGACGTGGACACGCGTGCCCAGGACGGCATTAACGGCCTGAATGGTGAAATGGCAACGGTGAAGGACGGTATCGACGGACTGAACGGCCAGATGGCATCGGTGCAGAACGGTATCGACGGTCTGAATGGTGAAGTCGGCAAGAACACCGGCGACATTACCAACATCACGAACCAGATCAACAATGGTGAAATCGGTCTGGTGCAGCAGGACGCGACGAGCCGCAACATCACGGTTGCAGCGAACACGGACGGCACAGTGGTGGACTTCACGGGCACGGCAGGCACGCGTCAGCTGAAGGGTGTGTCTGAAGGCACGGCCGACACGGACGCAGTGAACGTGGCGCAGCTGAAGGCCGCAGGCCTGAACGTGGACACGTCGGGCAACGTGACGAACGCGTTTGTTGCCTACGACGACGCGACGAAGGGTCAGGTCACGCTGGGCGGTGCAACTGGCACGACGATCTCGAACGTGAAGGCAGGTGTTGCCGACATGGACGCAGTGAACGTTTCGCAACTGAAGGACGTGGACACGCGTGCCCAGGACGGTATCAACGGCCTGAACGGTCAGATGGCATCGGTCCAGGACGGTATCAATGGCCTGAACGGTGACATGGCTTCGGTCAAGGACGGCATCAACGGCCTGAACGGCGATATGGCCTCGGTCAAGGACGGCATCAACGGCCTGAACGGCCAGATGGCTTCTGTCCAGAACGGTATCGACGGCATCAACGCCGACATGACCAATGTGGTCAAGTACGACGACGCAAGCCACGGCCAGATCATGCTGGACGGTGCGAACGGCACGACGATCTCGAACGTGAAGGCCGGTGTTGCTGACATGGACGCAGTGAACGTGGCGCAGTTGAAGGCAGCGGGCCTGAACACGGACGACTCGGGCAACGTGACGAACGCGTTTGTTGCCTACGACGACGCGACGAAGGCTCAGGTCACGCTGGGTGGCGCAACGGGTACGACGATCTCGAACGTGAAGGCCGGTGTTGCCGACATGGACGCAGTGAACGTTGCCCAACTGAAGGACGTGGACACACGTGCCCAGGACGGTATCAACGGCCTGAATGGTGAAATGGCAACGGTGAAGGATGGTATCGACGGTCTGAATGGTGAAGTCGGCAAGAACACCGGCGACATTACCAACATCACCAACCAGATCAACAATGGTGAGATCGGTCTGGTGCAGCAGGACGCGACGAGCCGCAACATCACGGTTGCAGCGAACACGGACGGCACAGTGGTGGACTTCACGGGCACGGCAGGCACGCGTCAGCTGAAGGGTGTGTCTGAAGGCACGGCCGACACGGACGCAGTGAACGTTTCGCAGCTGAAGGCCGCAGGCCTGAACGTGGACACGTCGGGCAATGTGACGAACGCGTTTGTTGCCTACGACGATGCGACGAAGGGTCAGGTCACGCTGGGCGGTGCAACGGGTACGACGATCTCGAACGTGAAGGCAGGTGTTGCCGACATGGACGCGGTGAACGTTTCGCAGTTGAAGGACGTGGACACACGTGCCCAGGACGGTATCAACGGCCTGAACGGCGAGATGGCAACGGTGAAGGACGGCATCGACGGTCTGGCTGGCCAGGTTGCTCAGAACACCGACGGCATTAACGGTCTGAATGCTGACATGGCCTCTGTCAAGGATGGCATCAACGGCATCAACGCCGACATCGCCAACGCGGTCAAGTACGACGACGCAAGCCACGGCCAGATCACGTTGGACGGTGCGAACGGCACGACGATTGCAAACGTGAAGGCAGGCGTTGCCGACATGGACGCAGTGAACGTTGCCCAACTGAAGGACGTGGACACGCGTGCCCAGGACGGCATCAACGGCCTGAATGGTCAGATGGCATCGGTGCAGGACGGTATCAATGGCCTGAACGGCGACATGGCCTCGGTGAAGGACGGCATCAACGGCCTGAACGGCCAGATGGCTTCTGTCCAGAACGGCATCGACGGCATCAACGCCGACATGACCAATGTGGTCAAGTACGACGACGCAAGTCACGGCCAGATCAGCCTGGACGGCGCGAACGGCACGACGATCTCGAACGTGAAGGCCGGTGTTGCTGACATGGACGCAGTGAACGTTTCGCAGCTGAAGGCCGCAGGCCTGAACGTGGACACGTCGGGCAATGTGACGAACGCGTTTGTTGCCTACGACGACGCGACGAAGGGTCAGGTCACGCTGGGTGGTGCAACGGGTACGACGATCTCGAACGTGAAGGCAGGTGTTGCCGACATGGACGCGGTGAACGTTTCGCAACTGAAGGACGTGGACACGCGTGCCCAGGACGGTATCAACGGCCTGAACGGTCAGATGGCATCGGTCCAGGACGGTATCAATGGCCTGAACGGTGACATGGCTTCGGTCAAGGACGGCATCAACGGTCTGAACGGTGACATGGCCTCGGTCAAGGACGGCATCAACGGCCTGAACGGCGAGATGGCTTCTGTCCAGAACGGCATCGACGGCATCAACGCCGACATGACCAACGTGGTCAAGTACGACGACGCAAGTCACGGCCAGATCAGCCTGGACGGTGCAAACGGCACGACGATCTCGAACGTGAAGGCCGGCGTTGCCGACATGGACGCGGTGAACGTGGCACAGCTGAAGGACGTGGACACACGTGCCCAGGACGGTATCAACGGCCTGAATGGTGAGATGGCAACGGTGAAGGACGGTATCGACGGCCTGAACGGCCAGATGGCATCGGTGCAGAACGGTATCGACGGCCTGAATGGCGAAGTCGGCAAGAACACTGGCGACATTACCAACATCACGAACCAGATCAACAATGGTGAAATCGGTCTGGTGCAGCAGGACGCGACGAGCCGCAACATCACGGTTGCAGCGAACACGGACGGCACAGTGGTGGACTTCACGGGCACGGCAGGCACGCGTCAGCTGAAGGGTGTATCTGAAGGCACGGCCGACACGGACGCAGTGAACGTTTCGCAGCTGAAGGCCGCAGGCCTGAACGTGGACACGTCGGGCAACGTGACGAACGCGTTTGTTGCATACGATGACGCGACGAAGGGCCAGGTCACGCTGGGCGGCGCAACTGGCACGACGATCTCGAACGTGAAGGCGGGCGTTGCCGACATGGACGCAGTGAACGTGGCGCAGTTGAAGGCAGCGGGCCTGAATACGGACGACTCGGGCAACGTGACGAACGCGTTTGTTGCCTACGACGACGCGACGAAGGGTCAGGTCACGCTGGGTGGTGCAACGGGCACGACGATCTCGAACGTGAAGGCCGGTGTTGCCGACATGGACGCAGTAAACGTTGCCCAACTGAAGGACGTGGACACACGTGCCCAGGACGGTATCAACGGCCTGAACGGTGAGATGGCAACGGTGAAGGACGGCATCGACGGTCTGGCTGGCCAGGTTGCTCAGAACACCGACGGCATCAACGGTCTGAATGCTGACATGGCCTCTGTCAAGGATGGCATCAACGGCATCAACGCCGACATCGCCAACGCGGTCAAGTACGACGACGCAAGCCACGGCCAGATCAGCTTGGACGGTGCCAACGGCACGACGATTGCAAACGTGAAGGCAGGCGTTGCCGACATGGACGCAGTGAACGTTGCCCAACTGAAGGACGTGGACACGCGTGCCCAGGACGGCATCAACGGCCTGAATGGTCAGATGGCATCGGTGCAGGACGGTATCAATGGCCTGAACGGCGACATGGCCTCGGTCAAGGACGGCATCAACGGCCTGAACGGCCAGATGGCTTCTGTCCAGAACGGCATCGACGGCCTCAACGCCGACATGACCAACGTCGTGAAGTACGACGACGCGAGCCACGCCCAGATCACGCTGGACGGTGCAAACGGCACGACGATCTCGAACGTGAAGGCAGGTGTTGCTGACATGGACGCAGTGAACGTAGCACAGTTGAAAGCAGCGGGCCTGAACACGGACGCCTCGGGCAACGTGACCAACGCCTTCGTCGCCTATGACGACGCAACGAAAGACAAGGTGACGCTCGGTGGCGGCAACCTGGGTACGACGATCACCAACGTGAAGATCGGCACCCTGTCTGCTGACAGCACGGACGCAGTGAACGGTTCGCAACTGTTCGCGACGAACCAGCAGGTCGCTCAAAACACCGGCGACATCTCGAACGTCGATGCCCGCGTAACCAATGTTGAAGGCTCGGTGACCAACATCACCAACCAGATCAACAACGGTGAACTAGGTCTCGTGCAGCAGGACCAGACTTCGCATGACATCACCGTCGCGAAGAACCTGGACGGCACGCACGTTGACTTTACGGGTACGGCGGGTGCACGCGAACTGATCGGCGTCGCAAACGGCACGACTGACACTTCGGCGGTCAACCTGAGCCAGCTCAAGCCGGTGGTGGCATCCCTCGGCGGCGGTGCAACGGTCAACGCCAACGGTTCGATCACTGGCCCGACATACCACGTGCAAGGCGGTACGCAAACCACGGTGGGCGGAGCACTGGACGCGCTCGATACCAACCTGTCGTCGCTGCAAAACCAGATGGCCGACAGCGGCATCGGTCTTGTGACGCAAGATGCAGTTTCGCGTGACATCAATGTCGCCGCGGCAACTGACGGTCTGCGCGTCAACATGGCCGGCACAGCGGGCAACCGTGTGGTGACGGGCGTGGCAGCGGGTGCAGTCAACGCGAAAAGCGTGGACGCAGTGAACGGCTCGCAGTTGTACGCAAATGCAGCCAGCACGGCAGCAGCACTGGGCGGTGGTTCGACCGTCAATGCGGACGGCACGATCTCGGCTCCGACGTACAACGTCGGTGGCACGACCGTGAACAACGTCGGTGATGCAATCACCAACCTCGACGGCCGCACGACGCAGAACACGACTGACATCAGCAACATCCAGACGACCATCAACTCGATGAGCGGCTCGGTGACGAACGCGGTTCAGTACGATTCGTCGGCACACGACAAGGTGACGTTGGGCGGTTCGACGAACGCAGCCAAGGTGAAGCTGACCAACCTGCAGGATGCGGATCTGTCCGCGACCAGCACGGACGCTGTAACCGGTGCTCAGTTGTGGAACACGAACCAGCAGGTGTCGAGTCTGTCCCAGGCAGTCCAGAACCAGCAGACGAGCGGCAACACGAACATCGCCATCAACACGACGAGTGGGCCGGCTTCGGCAACGGGTACCAACTCGGCAGCAATCGGCGGTGGTTCGCAGGCTAGCGGTGCTAACTCGGTTGCGATCGGCGATGGTTCGATTGCCGATCAGGACAACACGGTGTCGATGGGTTCGCAGGGCAACGAGCGTCGGATTACGAACGTGGCCGACGGTCAAGGTCCGACGGACGCAGTGAACATGCGTCAGTTCGAATCGGGTATGGCGGGTGTGGCGCGCAACGCATATAGCGGTGTTGCGGCAGCTACGGCACTGTCGATGATTCCGGATGTCGATCCGAACAAGACCATCGCGGTTGGTGTTGGCACGGGCAACTACAAGGGCTATCAAGCCACGGCACTCGGCGCTTCGGTTCGTATCACGCAGAACCTGAAGATGAAGATCGGCGGCAGCGTCAGCTCAGGCGGTACCACGGTCGGTGCAGGTGCATCGTACCAATGGTAAGCGCCTGATTGCGGGGCGAGGCGGGGTGGTTGGATCGCCTTGCTTCGCCCCCGCAATGTTCTCTTGCTAACCCAACATCATTTTTTTTGATCCGTCTCGGACGGACCTGTACTCCATGAAACAATTTCTGATTAAACATTTTGGCGCGTCCTTCCTCGGCGCGCTCGTGGTCGGCCTCGCAGGATGCACGACGCAATCGGGACCGACCTATACGGTCAACGCAGTGCGCATCTCTGGCCTGCAAACCCAGGCATATCGTGTGACGTGTCACGGTCTGCTGGAAAGCGGCGAGTCGTGCATGAAGGTCGCCAATGAAATCTGCCACGACAAGGGCGTCACAAAGCTCGAGTTGGTCGATGGCTTGCATTCCGGCGCCGACGATAACGATCCGCGCGAAATGACCTTCGCCTGTGGTGGTTCACCTGTCCGGCAAGCCGTTCCTGAAGCGCAATCCGAGCCGGTCGCCAAGCCGGTCGTCGCTCCTGTAGTCATTCCCGCGGCACCGCGTCAGGTGCTGTTGCAAGGTGACGCGAATTTTGATCACGACAGCGCGGAGCTGAAGGATGCCGCGAAGCAGCAGCTCGACGGCTTCGTTCGTGCAAACCAGGGCGTGAATTTCAAGCGCCTCGTTGCGACGGGGTATACCGATTCGACCGGCTCTGCTGCGCACAACGACGTGTTGTCGCGTGAGCGTGCAGCGGCGGTGGTGAACTATCTGCGCCAGCGCGGCGTGCGCGCCGACAACTTCGCGTACGAAGGCCGCGGCGCAGCGGATCCGGTTGCGTCGAACGCTACGGCCGCAGGCCGGGCGCTTAATCGCCGGGTCGAGGTACGAGTCCTCGCGCAATAAGTTTTGAGATGCACCAATGAAATCATAACAAAGTGATTTGAGAGTGCGCTTCAGGCTTCCTTCGGGAAGCCTTTTTTATCGCCCCGGTGTCAAATGAGCAATGCGGACTACCGCGACACCGCGCTTGCATTTCATCGCCAAGACCCCATCCAGATCAATCGCTCACCCTGACAAACGCTTTACAATGCCGGTTGTTCTCGGAAGTGAGTCCCCATGCGTAAATTTCTTCTACGTGGCCTGCGCGCCGCGTTCGCCACCAGCACGGCGCTGGCCGCGGCCACCGGCCTGTTGACCGGTCTCTTCTCGCCGGCCGCGCACGCCAACAACGTGATCGTGCTCAACTCCGGCGAGGCCACCCTCAGCCTGATCGACGAAGCCACCCATCAGGTGGTCGGCACGGTGCCGACCGGCAAGGAACCGCATCACCTGATGGCGACGCCGGACAACGGTTCGCTCATCGTCGCCAATTCGGTTTCCAACAACCTGATGCTCGTCGACCCGAAAACCGGCAAGGTGCAGCGCTGGGTCGAGAACATCGAAGATCCGTATCAGATCGGCTTCTCGCCTGACAAAAAGTGGGTGGTGACGACGGGCCTGCGGCTCGACCGTCTCGACATCTATCACTACGACGGTCACGGCATGACGCTCGCCAAGCGCCTGCCGCTTGCGGTGATGCCGAGCCATATGGCCTTCTCGAACGACAGCAAAACCGTGTTCGTCACGTTGCAGGTTTCGGGCGAGCTGGCCGCGGTCGATCTTGCGACCCAGCAGGTCAAGTGGAAGATGAAAGTCGGCAAGGTGCCGGCTGGCCTGTGGATGACGCCGGGTGACAAATATCTGCTGATCGGCATGACCGGCGCGGATTATGTCGCGGTGCTCGACTGGCGCAACCAGAAGATCGTCAAGACGATCCAGACTGGCAATGGCGCGCATAACTTTCGCTCACTCGCCGACGGCAAGCACGTTGCGGTGTCGAACCGCGTCGCCAGCACCATCAGCATCATCGACGAGGATACGCTCACCAATGTCGGCGACATCACAGGCCTGATGCCCGGACCCGACGACATGGAGTTATCGGCGGACAAGCGCTATCTGTGGGTCACGTTTCGCTTTGCGAAGCACGTCGGCATCATCGATCTGACCACTCGCAAACTGATCCAGACGATCGCGGTGGGCCGCTCACCGCACGGCATCTATTTCTACGACCGCGCGCCGGTGACGGCGCCCAACGGCGCCTAATTGAGCATACAAGCGGACGCGCGTGCGGCCACACCGTGCAGCCGCATACACCACCACACAAGCGTCTGCAAACAAGCGCCAGCACACAAGCCGCGACATAAGCGCCACCAAATCCGCGACCATACAAGCACCATCCTTTCTCCCCATCCGTGCCGCCGAACCTACCGGCGGCACCTCCCGTGGTTTATCCTGTCCAGATTCTGCGAAATGTCCGCCGGATCTTTCGCCTCAACCCCTTGTCCCATCGTTTCGCTCA
It encodes:
- a CDS encoding OmpA family protein, which produces MKQFLIKHFGASFLGALVVGLAGCTTQSGPTYTVNAVRISGLQTQAYRVTCHGLLESGESCMKVANEICHDKGVTKLELVDGLHSGADDNDPREMTFACGGSPVRQAVPEAQSEPVAKPVVAPVVIPAAPRQVLLQGDANFDHDSAELKDAAKQQLDGFVRANQGVNFKRLVATGYTDSTGSAAHNDVLSRERAAAVVNYLRQRGVRADNFAYEGRGAADPVASNATAAGRALNRRVEVRVLAQ
- a CDS encoding beta-propeller fold lactonase family protein; this encodes MRKFLLRGLRAAFATSTALAAATGLLTGLFSPAAHANNVIVLNSGEATLSLIDEATHQVVGTVPTGKEPHHLMATPDNGSLIVANSVSNNLMLVDPKTGKVQRWVENIEDPYQIGFSPDKKWVVTTGLRLDRLDIYHYDGHGMTLAKRLPLAVMPSHMAFSNDSKTVFVTLQVSGELAAVDLATQQVKWKMKVGKVPAGLWMTPGDKYLLIGMTGADYVAVLDWRNQKIVKTIQTGNGAHNFRSLADGKHVAVSNRVASTISIIDEDTLTNVGDITGLMPGPDDMELSADKRYLWVTFRFAKHVGIIDLTTRKLIQTIAVGRSPHGIYFYDRAPVTAPNGA
- a CDS encoding YadA-like family protein: MNKSYKTVWNETTGTYVAAPELAKGRSKSSRKARGVSTSNVLGTGGVMLATALGSLAFAPSAMAGSIVNCSGTASTSYFSFTGSSSAGNGVWGSSATLPTTPATCGGSGAGGTGIALAENGNYFNPDSTNATLLVGATGSNSAGTISLYGPMGINMMNQVDMHSNKIVNVAAGALSASSMDAVNGSQLFATNTNVSNLQTTVNNITNGNAGVKYFHANSTGADSTASGTNSIAIGQAATSVGAAAIAVGMNATTSGNNSTSIGGDSKAGNHSVSIGNGADTSGADYGVAVGVNSSANGLWATAMGASAAASGDKSVSIGTNSTASGSQSTALGLQATASAANSVALGSGSTTTANLTAAGYNPGNSTLSGTASTANGEVSVGSAGKERRVTNVAAGSAATDAVNVSQLMSEDAKVNADGTATAAALGGGASYDASTGTIKAPTYVVQSGTFSDVGSALTKLDGATTKNTSDISTLNTTVNNITNGTAGLVQQNATTHAITVASATAGTTVDFTGTAGTRQLKGVSAGTANTDAVNVAQLKAAGLNVDTSGNATNAFVAYDDTSKGKVTLGGGASGTTITDVKAGALSASSMDAVNGSQLYATNTNVTNLQNTVNNINNGTAGLVQQNATTKVITVASATDGALVDFTGTQGARQLTGVSKGAVNASSVDAINGAQLFAASQSEAAALGGGAAVNADGSVKAPTYSINGSTYNNVGDALTAAASVGAGVDPNAVAYNDGSKDVVTLKGAEGTTLSNVKAGVADMDAVNVGQLKAAGLNTDDSGNVTNAFVAYDDATKGQVTLGGATGTTISNVKAGVADMDAVNVSQLKDVDTRAQDGINGLNGEMATVKDGIDGLAGQVAQNTDGINGLNGDMATVKDGINGLNGQMASVQNGIDGLNADMTNVVKYDDASHGQISLDGANGTTIANVKAGVADMDAVNVSQLKDVDTRAQDGINGLNGEMATVKDGIDGLAGQVAQNTDGINGLNGQMASVQNGIDGLNADMTNVVKYDDASHGQISLDGANGTTIANVKAGVADMDAVNVSQLKDVDTRAQDGINGLNGQMASVQDGINGLNGDMATVKDGIDGLNGQMASVQNGIDGLNADMTNVVKYDDASHGQITLDGVNGTTIANVKAGVADMDAVNVSQLKDVDTRAQDGINGLNGEMATVKDGIDGLNGQMASVQNGIDGLNGEVGKNTGDITNITNQINNGEIGLVQQDATSRNITVAANTDGTVVDFTGTAGTRQLKGVSEGTADTDAVNVSQLKAAGLNVDTSGNVTNAFVAYDDATKGQVTLGGATGTTISNVKAGVADMDAVNVSQLKDVDTRAQDGINGLNGQMASVQDGINGLNGDMASVKDGINGLNGDMASVKDGINGLNGEMASVQNGIDGINADMTNVVKYDDASHGQISLDGANGTTISNVKAGVADMDAVNVAQLKDVDTRAQDGINGLNGEMATVKDGIDGLNGQMASVQNGIDGLNGEVGKNTGDITNITNQINNGEIGLVQQDATSRNITVAANTDGTVVDFTGTAGTRQLKGVSEGTADTDAVNVSQLKAAGLNVDTSGNVTNAFVAYDDATKGQVTLGGATGTTISNVKAGVADMDAVNVAQLKDVDTRAQDGINGLNGEMASVKDGIDGLNGQMASVQNGIDGINADMTNVVKYDDASHGQISLDGANGTTIANVKAGVADMDAVNVSQLKDVDTRAQDGINGLNGEMATVKDGIDGLAGQVAQNTDGINGLNGQMASVQNGIDGLNADMTNVVKYDDASHGQISLDGANGTTIANVKAGVADMDAVNVSQLKDVDTRAQDGINGLNGQMASVQDGINGLNGDMATVKDGIDGLNGQMASVQNGIDGINADMTNVVKYDDASHGQIALDGVNGTTIANVKAGVADMDAVNVSQLKDVDTRAQDGINGLNGEMATVKDGIDGLNGQMASVQNGIDGLNGEVGKNTGDITNITNQINNGEIGLVQQDATSRNITVAANTDGTVVDFTGTAGTRQLKGVSEGTADTDAVNVAQLKAAGLNVDTSGNVTNAFVAYDDATKGQVTLGGATGTTISNVKAGVADMDAVNVSQLKDVDTRAQDGINGLNGQMASVQDGINGLNGDMASVKDGINGLNGDMASVKDGINGLNGQMASVQNGIDGINADMTNVVKYDDASHGQIMLDGANGTTISNVKAGVADMDAVNVAQLKAAGLNTDDSGNVTNAFVAYDDATKAQVTLGGATGTTISNVKAGVADMDAVNVAQLKDVDTRAQDGINGLNGEMATVKDGIDGLNGEVGKNTGDITNITNQINNGEIGLVQQDATSRNITVAANTDGTVVDFTGTAGTRQLKGVSEGTADTDAVNVSQLKAAGLNVDTSGNVTNAFVAYDDATKGQVTLGGATGTTISNVKAGVADMDAVNVSQLKDVDTRAQDGINGLNGEMATVKDGIDGLAGQVAQNTDGINGLNADMASVKDGINGINADIANAVKYDDASHGQITLDGANGTTIANVKAGVADMDAVNVAQLKDVDTRAQDGINGLNGQMASVQDGINGLNGDMASVKDGINGLNGQMASVQNGIDGINADMTNVVKYDDASHGQISLDGANGTTISNVKAGVADMDAVNVSQLKAAGLNVDTSGNVTNAFVAYDDATKGQVTLGGATGTTISNVKAGVADMDAVNVSQLKDVDTRAQDGINGLNGQMASVQDGINGLNGDMASVKDGINGLNGDMASVKDGINGLNGEMASVQNGIDGINADMTNVVKYDDASHGQISLDGANGTTISNVKAGVADMDAVNVAQLKDVDTRAQDGINGLNGEMATVKDGIDGLNGQMASVQNGIDGLNGEVGKNTGDITNITNQINNGEIGLVQQDATSRNITVAANTDGTVVDFTGTAGTRQLKGVSEGTADTDAVNVSQLKAAGLNVDTSGNVTNAFVAYDDATKGQVTLGGATGTTISNVKAGVADMDAVNVAQLKAAGLNTDDSGNVTNAFVAYDDATKGQVTLGGATGTTISNVKAGVADMDAVNVAQLKDVDTRAQDGINGLNGEMATVKDGIDGLAGQVAQNTDGINGLNADMASVKDGINGINADIANAVKYDDASHGQISLDGANGTTIANVKAGVADMDAVNVAQLKDVDTRAQDGINGLNGQMASVQDGINGLNGDMASVKDGINGLNGQMASVQNGIDGLNADMTNVVKYDDASHAQITLDGANGTTISNVKAGVADMDAVNVAQLKAAGLNTDASGNVTNAFVAYDDATKDKVTLGGGNLGTTITNVKIGTLSADSTDAVNGSQLFATNQQVAQNTGDISNVDARVTNVEGSVTNITNQINNGELGLVQQDQTSHDITVAKNLDGTHVDFTGTAGARELIGVANGTTDTSAVNLSQLKPVVASLGGGATVNANGSITGPTYHVQGGTQTTVGGALDALDTNLSSLQNQMADSGIGLVTQDAVSRDINVAAATDGLRVNMAGTAGNRVVTGVAAGAVNAKSVDAVNGSQLYANAASTAAALGGGSTVNADGTISAPTYNVGGTTVNNVGDAITNLDGRTTQNTTDISNIQTTINSMSGSVTNAVQYDSSAHDKVTLGGSTNAAKVKLTNLQDADLSATSTDAVTGAQLWNTNQQVSSLSQAVQNQQTSGNTNIAINTTSGPASATGTNSAAIGGGSQASGANSVAIGDGSIADQDNTVSMGSQGNERRITNVADGQGPTDAVNMRQFESGMAGVARNAYSGVAAATALSMIPDVDPNKTIAVGVGTGNYKGYQATALGASVRITQNLKMKIGGSVSSGGTTVGAGASYQW